Proteins encoded in a region of the Capricornis sumatraensis isolate serow.1 chromosome 12, serow.2, whole genome shotgun sequence genome:
- the RUBCNL gene encoding protein associated with UVRAG as autophagy enhancer, with protein sequence MVSQSSGRQDSPVDPWEGVSDDPGDTDSLPSLLDTEHPSCPSDIRFTRHRAAWINPPCAQQQLQDASPQVLPVGNRESHTASKSPLGASPLSLGDSVVETSLSKGTVDSVGSSSARGAAGNGSDSAVTSKEERAVLPRHCPHMSLITSSKTVSGPPCPEDGRAFFKPSQLTASADADAVQVGGRTVSSNSFSPEAFILPVDVEKENAHFYVADMIISVMEKMKCNILSQQHTETWSTEEAGRSLGNDQADLEGTFYTHVKQESGSSASSDSGYEGCAVLQVSPVVETPAFSEVTEEDCKCDFDDFVIVELGDFSNTTVPCGCSSDTSKSVIHEPNFNSAELTAKELYRVFKKCWMLAEVHYQLAGSLDAAGSIVVNEEQVQKDFESSTDVVQEIKLKSRIRGTGDWAPPRFQVIFNVHPPLKRDLVVIAQNFFCAGCGTPIEPKFVKRLRYCEYLGKYFCDCCHSYSESCIPARILRMWDFRKYYVSNFSKRLLDHIWHEPIFNLVHVSHGLYTKAKELDRVREIQEQLFHIKKLLKTCRFAESTLKEFEQLPGHLTEALHLFSLEDMVKVKKGLLAPSLKEILKASLEHVASCELCQGKGFICEFCRSTAVIFPFQTATCRRCSACRACFHKQCFQSSKCPRCARITARRRLLESLPSAAT encoded by the exons ATGGTGTCACAGTCTTCGGGCCGGCAGGACTCACCTGTGGACCCCTGGGAAGGGGTCAGCGATGACCCAGGCGACACTGACAGCTTGCCCAGCCTCCTGGACACTGAGCACCCCTCCTGCCCATCAGACATCAGGTTCACAAGGCACAGAGCTGCCTGGATTAACCCACCATGTGCGCAGCAACAGCTGCAGGACGCGTCCCCCCAGGTGCTCCCAGTGGGGAACAGAGAGAGCCACACTGCGTCCAAATCTCCCTTGGGAGCTTCACCCTTGTCTCTTGGGGACTCCGTGGTGGAGACATCACTGTCGAAGGGCACCGTGGACTCCGTGGGCAGCTCCTCTGCCCGGGGCGCAGCTGGCAATGGCAGTGACTCCGCTGTTACCTCGAAGGAAGAACGGGCAGTGCTCCCAAGACACTGTCCTCACATGTCTCTCATCACCAGCTCCAAGACTGTATCCGGTCCCCCATGTCCTGAGGATGGCAGGGCTTTTTTCAAGCCTTCCCAGCTGACAGCTTCTGCTGATGCAG ATGCTGTTCAAGTTGGCGGAAGAACTGTTTCCTCAAATTCCTTCTCACCAGAGGCATTCATTCTCCCTGTGGATGTAGAAAAG GAAAATGCCCACTTTTATGTTGCAGATATGATTATATCAGTCATGGAGAAAATGAAGTGTAATATTCTAAGTCAGCAGCACACAGAGACCTGGAGTACCGAGGAGGCCGGCAGGTCACTCGGCAATGATCAGGCAGACTTGGAAGGGACCTTTTATACCCACGTAAAGCAGGAATCTGGGTCTTCCGCTTCGTCTGACAGTGGCTATGAAG gTTGCGCTGTGTTACAGGTCAGCCCAGTGGTTGAAACACCTGCTTTCTCTGAGGTGACGGAAGAGGACTGCAAATGTGACTTCGATGACTTTGTTATCGTAG AACTTGGAGATTTCAGCAATACCACAGTGCCCTGTGGATGTTCCTCCGACACCTCTAAGAG TGTCATTCATGAGCCAAACTTCAATTCTGCTGAGCTAACAGCCAAAGAGTTATACCGCGTATTCAAGAAATGCTGGATGCTGGCAGAAGTTCATTATCAGCTGGCAGGCTCTCTCGATGCAGCTGGCTCCATA GTCGTAAATGAAGAGCAGGTCCAGAAAGACTTTGAATCCAGCACAGATGTCGTCCAGGAAATTAAACTGAAGTCGAGGATCAGAGGGACTGGAGACTGGGCGCCCCCTAGGTTTCAAGTCATATTTAATGTTCATCCACCACTCAA GAGGGATCTCGTAGTAATAGCCCAAAATTTTTTCTGTGCTGGCTGTGGAACTCCAATAGAACCTA AGTTCGTGAAGCGGCTCCGGTATTGCGAATACCTGGGGAAGTACTTCTGCGACTGCTGCCACTCGTACTCGGAGTCCTGCATTCCCGCCCGGATCCTCAGGATGTGGGACTTCCGGAAGTACTACGTCAGCAACTTCTCCAAACGCCTGCTGGACCACATATGGCATGAGCCGATCTTCAACCTGGTGCACGTCAGCCATGGCCTGTACACCAAGGCCAAGGAACTGGACAGAGTGAGG GAAATCCAGGAGCAGCTATTTCATATCAAGAAGCTGTTGAAGACCTGCAGGTTTGCTGAAAG CACATTAAAGGAGTTTGAGCAGCTGCCGGGACACTTGACGGAGGCGCTCCACTTGTTCTCCCTGGAGGACATGGTCAAGGTCAAGAAAGGGCTCCTGGCGCCCTCGCTCAAGGAGATTCTGAAAGCTTCCCTTGAGCACGTGGCCAGCTGTGAG CTGTGTCAAGGAAAGGGCTTCATTTGTGAATTTTGCCGGAGTACAGCTGTCATTTTCCCATTTCAGACTGCAACGTGTAGAAGATGTTCAG CGTGCAGAGCTTGCTTTCACAAGCAGTGCTTCCAGTCCTCCAAGTGCCCCCGGTGTGCGAGGATCACAGCGAGGAGAAGACTTCTGGAAAGTCTACCCTCTGCGGCGACATGA